The Brassica oleracea var. oleracea cultivar TO1000 chromosome C6, BOL, whole genome shotgun sequence genomic interval AGAACTCTCCAAGGCCAACCTTACCAATGTATAAAGTTACTTATATCATTTGGTTTTCAAATGAAGTCAACGACTATGGCATCACGTAAGGCGGACATGGACTCATGTAAGACAATGGACTCTTCTCGCTCAGTTAATCAGAGATTTAAACAAATTCGGGCATATACAACAAAATTTACATATATTTTGTAGTCAGTCTCATGTTAGTTTGTAAGAACACCTGCTAGACAATGATAGTTACAACCAAATATATTCATAAACTTGTGTGTCCAAATCTGTAGTATTCAAACGCCTAATAATCTTACGCAAAAAAAAAGAAAACAAGTAGTCGTTAAATTCTTCTAGAAACAAAAGTCCCCAACGAATGAAGTTTCAGTCTTTTAAACAACGTGTCTAAACAAATAGAGATAAATCCATCATCAGATAACGCAAAAAGACAAGAAAAGTGAATTAAAATCACGTGGAAAACAAGAAACGCGACAGAACAATACGGTCTCACTGTTCCCGCGTGTTCCACTTTTGTACTTTTTTCCACGCGCCAGTCAGCGTTCCTCACTTCCAAGTTCACTCTCTCTCTTCTTCATATATAAATCCACTCAGCCGCAGACTCAAATCAAGCAGCGATAACAGAAATAACTGCAAACTAAAATCTAGAACCGGAACAGATCTAAACCAAACCAAACCGAACCGGGTGTCTTTGTTTGTAACTCTCCAAATGGTGAAGAAAGCGATGAAGGAGGAAGAAGAGGCAGAGATGAGAAACTCGTCGATGCAGTCAAAGTACAAAGGCGTGAGGAAGAGGAAGTGGGGCAAATGGGTTTCGGAGATCAGACTTCCCAACAGCAGAGAGCGAATCTGGCTAGGCTCTTTCGACACTCCCGAGAAGGCGGCGCGTGCCTTCGACGCCGCCCAGTTTTGTCTCCGCGGCTGCCAATCCGGTTTCAATTTCCCCGATAATCCGCCGTCGATCTCCGGCGGAAGGTCGTTATCGCCTCCGGAGATCCGGGAAGCGGCTGCTCGATACGCAAACGCTCAGGACGACGGTATTCTCATCACCACCGGAGAAGAAGAATCGGTTTTGTCCGAAACCCGACCGGAGTCTCCTTCAACAACCTCCGTGTCTGAAGCAGCTACGTCGCTGGATTGCGATCTATCGTTCTTAGACACGCTTCCTAATGATTTCGGGATGTTTTCTGTGTTTGATGACTTCTCCGACGGCTTCTCCGGCGATCAGTTTACAGAGGTTTTACCCGTTGAAGATTACGGAGATGTGATTTTTGATGAGTCTCTGTTTCTTTGGGATTTTTAAATGTGTAAAGAGTTTTGAATTGTTGTTTATTCGGGTCATGGAGAGTAATCTGGATATTTTTGTAAGTCGGAGCTCCAGCGACCCGGGAACTTGATCATTCTTGCTGATGATATCTATCATTCCTTCATTTTTTGTTGTTATTAATGAAAATATTTGGATAAAATAGCAATTACATTAAATGTGATTTTTTCTTTATTATTTCCGAAGAATATGAGGAAGATATTCGAATCAGAAGATATTATTATTCGGCCCATAATATTATAGTTGGGCCTAGGTCTTTAATAGTCCATTTTTTAAAGTGAGTCTAGTGTGTTTTAGCCTTGTAGGTAGGCCATAAGCGTAAGCAACTGAAAACAGATAATGATGATAACGACAAAGGGGGTTTTTCTATAAATGAAATAATGAAAACATCTTCCAATCCGTATGTTTCGATATTATTAATGAAAAATACAATTTAAAATCAATAATTAAAGTGGGGGAAAAATATACCTGGAATTTAACTCAAGAAGAGAAACGGTGGACATAAAAAAAATTTGACATACTAAAATACAAATAGTTAGTACGAATCCGCAGAATGATAAATAATTCCAATCCAACAAAGCACGGTGGTATTAACATATGATAATGATTTTAAATCTGGAAAATAACCAAGAAAATAATGATTTTATGAGAAAATAAGAAAGTTAAAGGATAAGATTCCGCAATAATTTACAAACTAGGATAAGACCCGCGCCTTGCGCGGAATTAAGTTATTATTTTTATTATATTTTGGAGAATGAAACAATAGTTTGGCTTCATTTGGATTAGGGGTGTTCAATCCAGATATCGGGTTGGTTTCGATTCGGTTCGGTTTTTTTCGGTATTTTGGTTAGTAAAATATAACTACTATTCTAAATCCATATTTACTTTGACTTTAGTCTTTCACATACTTTTGAAAAATTTCAACTGGACAACTAAATTGATCAGCCAATCTTGTTGCTTTAAATCATTAGTATATATATATATATATATATATATAAATATATATATNNNNNNNNNNNNNNNNNNNNNNNNNNNNNNNNNNNNNNNNNNNNNNNNNNNNNNNNNNNNNNNNNNNNNNNNNNNNNNNNNNNNNNNNNNNNNNNNNNNNNNNNNNNNNNNNNNNNNNNNNNNNNNNNNNNNNNNNNNNNNNNNNNNNNNNNNNNNNNNNNNNNNNNNNNNNNNNNNNNNNNNNNNNNNNNNNNNNNNNNNNNNNNNNNNNNNNNNNNNNNNNNNNNNNNNNNNNNNNNNNNNNNNNNNNNNNNNNNNNNNNNNNNNNNNNNNNNNNNNNNNNNNNNNNNNNNNNNNNNNNNNNNNNNNNNNNNNNNNNNNNNNNNNNNNNNNNNNNNNNNNNNNNNNNNNNNNNNNNNNNNNNNNNNNNNNNNNNNNNNNNNNNNNNNNNNNNNNNNNNNNNNNNNNNNNNNNNNNNNNNNNNNNNNNNNNNNNNNNNNNNNNNNNNNNNNNNNNNNNNNNNNNNNNNNNNNNNNNNNNNNNNNNNNNNNNNNNNNNNNNNNNNNNNNNNNNNNNNNNNNNNNNNNNNNNNNNNNNNNNNNNNNNNNNNNNNNNNNNNNNNNNNNNNNNNNNNNNNNNNNNNNNNNNNNNNNNNNNNNNNNNNNNNNNNNNNNNNNNNNNNNNNNNNNNNNNNNNNNNNNNNNNNNNNNNNNNNNNNNNNNNNNNNNNNNNNNNNNNNNNNNNNNNNNNNNNNNNNNNNNNNNNNNNNNNNNNNNNNNNNNNNNNNNNNNNNNNNNNNNNNNNNNNNNNNNNNNNNNNNNNNNNNNNNNNNNNNNNNNNNNNNNNNNNNNNNNNNNNNNNNNNNNNNNNNNNNNNNNNNNNNNNNNNNNNGTAGGTTTGATTTAAGGAAAGAAAATAACATATCATATCATTATATCATATAGTTTGACCAACTTATGTATCTAACAACATATAAAAATCAAATGTGGACCTACTTATTTTTCAATTGAATGTAATTGACTACCTAATTGAGTGTCACTTTTGCATTGGGACCTATTTTAATTAATACAAAATTGATGTTACATCTTTTCAAATGTTCGTCAATTAATATGGGGATTGCCACCTAATTTTCGGCTTAAATTTTTAAACAATCACTTCCAGAAAAGTAAAACCACTTGTCTGAACCAATACAAAAAAACCACTATCTAAAATAATAATCTAGGTGCCAATAAATACTAGAAAACAATCCACACTTCAAGTACAGATGAATTGGTCTATATTTATAAAAAAAAAAACTACATTTACATAAAATATTTCTCCCTTATGAAAAAGTCTTGGATTCCCAAAGAATAAAAATAATTATTAGAAATAGACATTTGAATCTTGATGAAAATAGTGGGTCCTAGTGTCCTATTCACCAATGAATACTAAAAAAAAAAATCATTTCTTGAAATAAATAAATAAATAAATTCTGAGCCTGCTCATTTCAATAATGGTGTAGAAATAAAAGTAAAATAAACACAGAAAATAATAATAAATGATAGTTAAATGGTGGGCCGTTTGTATATTTCAATCATTGATCACCTCACAGAAAACTCCAAACTTCCAAGCAAATCAGTGGGCTCAAGGTCTCTCTCTACCTTTCTCTTCTTCACTCAGATTCTTTCCTATAAGCTTGCGTTTCCGTGTTTATTGTTTTCATCTCTCTGTCTCTCTCTCTCTCAGTTCTCTTATTTGATTCTTATTTTCATCTCTCTCAGTTCCTCTTTTTAATTCTTGATCATGATACTAAGCAAGAGATCTCATCTAATGATCCGTAAACTGTCAGAGATGTTGGTTCCAAGAAGCCGGTCTGCCATCAAACCGGATGATTACTCGGCGAGTCCGAGAAGTCCGTTGGATATGAAGTTTCCATCGCCGGTTAACTCAAAACGTTACGGTTCAGGCGGTGTCGGTTTGGGTATCGTGGCTGCGTTGGAAGAAAGTAGAATTGGGATTAACCGGTACGATCCGGTTTGTTTCTCCGGGAGATTCCGAGGCCCTGAGATTGATCTGTCGGAGGAGGAATACACTTGCGTGACGAGCCGTGATGGGACGACGAAAGTGTATTACAGCGACGACGGGTTTGAAAATGGGTCGGGGTGCGATGATCGGAGAAGGCATAAACCGGTGGTTCAACCACCGGTTATTAAGAGACGGGTTTTTAGGGATAATCCGACAGAGTTTCTGAACTCGTGTTGCTTGTGTAAGAAGAGACTTCAAGGCAAAGACGTTTACATGTACAAGTAAGTCTCTTCGCATTATAATTTTTTTTAAAAAAGCGGATCAATAATTAATAACGAATCTTTATCAATGAATCTGAATTAAAAAAATAAAATTTGTTAACTCGAGACAAATCCAAGATTGTAAATCCCGAGATTTCTAATTTTTTTATATTTTTGTTGGGTTGTGTGCAGAGGAGAGATGGGATTCTGCAGTGCAGAGTGTAGATCAGTGCAGATAATGAACGACGAGCGAAAGGAGCAATCTAAACAGCAAGTTTTGAGAAACGTCGACGTTTTGAGCTCTCCATATGCCGGCGAACAGAGTTTCTCCGCCGGGATATTCGTATTTTAGGATAGCGTAATAATTTACAGTAAAAAAAAAAGAGTGATCATCGTTCTATTTTACATGAAGACAAAAGTTAAGAAAATGAAAAAATGAAAATTTTGGTTAGATTAAAGCAAACTGTATAGAAGCTTTGCTTTTGGTTTGATTTTTGAATAACGATTAATGTCTAATTGTCTATATGTTTTGCTTCTGAATCAAATAAATCAATAAAAA includes:
- the LOC106298890 gene encoding ethylene-responsive transcription factor ERF018, with translation MVKKAMKEEEEAEMRNSSMQSKYKGVRKRKWGKWVSEIRLPNSRERIWLGSFDTPEKAARAFDAAQFCLRGCQSGFNFPDNPPSISGGRSLSPPEIREAAARYANAQDDGILITTGEEESVLSETRPESPSTTSVSEAATSLDCDLSFLDTLPNDFGMFSVFDDFSDGFSGDQFTEVLPVEDYGDVIFDESLFLWDF
- the LOC106300691 gene encoding uncharacterized protein LOC106300691, which translates into the protein MILSKRSHLMIRKLSEMLVPRSRSAIKPDDYSASPRSPLDMKFPSPVNSKRYGSGGVGLGIVAALEESRIGINRYDPVCFSGRFRGPEIDLSEEEYTCVTSRDGTTKVYYSDDGFENGSGCDDRRRHKPVVQPPVIKRRVFRDNPTEFLNSCCLCKKRLQGKDVYMYKGEMGFCSAECRSVQIMNDERKEQSKQQVLRNVDVLSSPYAGEQSFSAGIFVF